The nucleotide window CAAGCACTATGCTATGCAGCATACATACAAGGACTATTAGTTTCTTGGAAACAAACTGTATGGCTTACTTATTGATTGGTCGTTGTTGCATATGTCGGAAAATGGCTGTGGGTTTACTCCGTCTAAACACGCTTGCACGAGCGCGAGCGCGCGCGTGTGGTTGACGGGCGCCGGTAGAAGCAGGCTGACGTCGCCGTTCATGACGTGGCAGAGGCAAAGAGGGTCATAAACCCTTCGATCGCCGCTGAAGAATTCATGGACGCCGTGGCAGCACTTGGTGCTCGGAGCCTCCGATGATTCACATGCACCGTCGTTGTTGGTGAGGAAACCGGAGCATGCAGGCACCAGCGACTTCGCCAGCGTTGTCCGGCACtccgttggcggcggcggcggcggtggcggcgcgggtgGCGTCACGTTGTAGCAGGGGATAAACGGAATCTTTGGAAACAAGGGAGGGCATGGCATGATTCGCGGCAGTGGCAGGTCAGGGATCTCGTACGAGGCCGTGGGGTGCAAAGCGACTTCACTGGTGGCCGCGCCCCCGGCCTTGGCTGCTCCACCGTCTCTAGCGGCCGCAGATTGGTGCAGCAGGCTGGGCGCGACCACGGCGAAGGCGACAAGCAACGCGACGAGCAGCGTGTAGTTGCTGGACGGAGCCATCGATCTGTTTGGCCTTTGGATGGAGGCGTAAACTAAAGGATTCGGAGGCTTTAGTTGGCTTCTGTGGTGTGAGCCCTGAACGAAAGGAAAGGATCAATTTAATAGGAGTGTCCTGGTGTTTACGGTTGGCATGCCGTTGAGATATCTCTCTGGTTCTGGTACTAGGTTGTctgttgtttttttgttttttttatatggAAATCTGTTGTATATTTGTTATTAGCTAGACTACAATATATACGGAAATGCTTTGATCCGAGCGTCCGACTCCTTACTCGAGAATTGGACAAACGTGGGGCGCGGCGCCACGTCAATTTTAATTCTTGTTTACTCTAGTCCAACTGACTATTTATATCCGCTCAATtcatcacatgtccatctccCAGTCTGCTCGTCCTGCCTGCTTCTTCTCCTACTCCGCTGCCCACCCCGCTGCTCCGCACATCCGCCTCGCTGCTCTTGTCACAGCTTCTGCTCTGCCACCCGTCCCGCCTAACGACGCCGGGCCCTGGTGCAGAAGCCCTCTGACCTTGCTTCCTGCTATGGCTGTGGCGGCTCGATGCAAACGACGGAGAAAGTCGCACCGGGATACGATGCATATTGCAAGTGTACATTTCAAAtatatgttttagaggtatgttgtaattgtttcatACAGatattgcaaaaatagatcgggatattgcatatgttgtaatggttgtacaaatatgttgcaagtgtctatccctaatgtttcatctgttttttagacgtatgttgcaattgtgattatctgaatattgcatatgtttcacacatatattgcaaatgttttatatggatgttgcgtATATTTGGAATGGTTGTTAAgctttttgcaagtgtttcatacgcatatttcatgtgtttcatctgtctAATTTGCATGTTGCagtgttgtatctggatgtttcaaaagtatatcGGGTGGTGCACATGAGATGCGCGTGAGAAGCAGGAGGTGGCGTGGGCGGTCCCCTGTGGGCACGCGGTGCAAGTGACGTTCAGGCGGCGCGGGCTCCCGCAGGCATGGGTAGGCGACGTCCTGGCAGCGTGGGCGCAGACATGGACTGCAGCTGCGGACGTCCAGGTGCGGGCGTCCATTTGGACGTTTGGGCGCTAATAATGTCGGAATATATATGCTGGAATATATATCTACAGATGCAATTGTAACAAGTAGAATGGACTGAGATCTTGTAGATATCAGCAGTTGTAATCCCAACTCGCAGATCGCAGTGACCTTTCAttctgttgttgttgtatatattAGGGTTATTATGCATGATCTTCAAAACAAGGAAACAGAATGAAGGTCACAACGTAGAACTGCTAATCTATCCGGAGCAGGACACGATGCGTGCAACGATTATTTTCAATGTAAACTGTTGGGTCATAATAATCGCAATGAACCTTTGCACATGTTCCATTATATTGTTCGACATccctgttggaaccggtggtgaccatcgAGTTCTCGATCTTAGAGTTGGCTTGCTCGTTACCGTAAGTCTTCGCTCGAcataggtcccaggtccaccggagctgacaatATATAAGGTCATGAGccgccttactcaacccaaaagactagccttataggttGGACCGTTCCCCagcttatatgttgtgctcccccatcaTAGATATCCGATGCAGGACTAAACCCAACAATTTCCCCCGTAGTCATACATCGGATCCAACTCTTCACATCACACACCGTGTGACCTCTGGAAGACATTGTCCAGACGGGGTGCCCCGCCAGTATGTGACATTCgagattttttattgggtttagctttttATATTCGACCAGGGGCTCTAACACCAATTgatggaaccggtggtgaccaccgagttctcgatcttggagctagCTTGCTTGTTACTGCGAGCCTTCGCTCCCCACAGGtcacaggtccaccggagctaacaacatataaggccatgtgtcttactcaacccaaaagactagcctgataagtTGGACTGACCCCACATGGGACTAAACCCTcgtagtcacacatcggggtgccccagCCATGATGTGATGCTCGAaatttttatcgggtttagcttttctgacccttgggcggctccgataccaattgttggaaccggtggtgaccacccagTTCTCGATCTTGTATCTAGCTTGCTCGACACACGAGCCTTCGCTCCCATAGGTCCCAGGTCCGCAGAAGCTGACAACATATGAGGCTCATTGACTTTGCTTAACTCAAAAGACTAACCTGATAGGTTGGACTGTCCctaccttatatgttgtgctcccccaccatcgatATCCGATATGGGACTAAATCCCAACAATCCGTGCGGATCATAATAATTGTTTGGTTGTGAAATAAGAAGGACGGGATGGATCCATTCTAGTTTCCTGTGATGAGATGGTTTTATACTTTGGTTGAAGAGATGGGACATGTATTCCTACTCTATATTTGGTTAGAAGGACGAAAATGAAGAGGATACATCATTATTTGTGATCCATTAAACattctcttctttttttccacGTTCACCCAACCGCAGCAGCTTTGAACACAGCTGTCACGTCCTACCCTACACCAAGGCCATGCCCAAGCTTACATCGGGGGCGAGGCTGTCCGCATGCACCAAGGTCACCCACCCTCTTCCATGCCACCATCTCCTCCAGAACCAGGGCGAGCGTGGCCACTTCGAGGGGGCCAGCAGGAGAACGAAACAGAAACAACACTTGGCAAAATGATTGATTTTTTACGATCGATGGGTCTTGAAAGTCTGCTCTAAAAATCGTTTTTGACCGCATGTAAAATATATTTGTGTGGCAGTGAAAGACAAGCACATGGCAACAAAATAGAACGACATAGATAATGGATAATGAACTTGTACCTTAGTTTTTGAGGGACGTTAGAATATTATCTTGGGGGGTATTCTCTTCTAGGGATGTTCTGTCCATCTATCACGAAACCAAACATTGACCCAACAATAATCCTCATGGTTTGGGGATGTGTTTGCCATACATTGTTGATGGCTCTTGTAGATTGaccttgatcttcttcttcccTAGTGAAGTAGccaaaaaagtgtgttgacagAAATCTGATCCCTCAGAAATCGTGCCATACATTGCTAGGATGCCCGTATCTCACGAGGATCACTCAAATCACTACACTCGAGGATCGAATCACAGCGAGGCAGGGAAAAACCTGCTTAGCCTGTTTTGGACCTCAAAATAGCTCCCAAGAAGGTGCCTTGTCGAGGAGGCGCAAGTGCAACTAGGGTTTCTCTACGGCCGGTGAGCTAAGGCCACCAAAAATACCCATGAACATCATCGAGATGCTTGTAGAACAGCATGAGGGGCATGGAAGAGTTACATTCTAGAAAAGGTAACATAGTAGattagttttgtttttttattgatTGGATACCTCAATGGGTCGTGATCCTATATATATGTTTTCCAAAATCATATTTTCTTGATTCAAACTCCAAACTAGACATTCCATAGATGTTTTCGATCGTCTCGACGAGAGGAAtccaatgtgaagtccaatttgcATTTTAAGAAAGTGCAAAACCAACTTAACATGTTTTTAAAACCTTGGATTGAAACCAGTAATCCATCATATATCACTAACGAGTATGAGGGCAGTGATAGACATACCACTGCCAGTTACCCCCTGTTGGTTCCGAGTCTAGCTGTGATGCTAGGTAAGGACCCCAACAGTGATCCATAGATCTAGAGTAGTGTTATAAGGCCATGCACAACGCGAGGACGTGGAAGGCGCTTGGAGGCAGTTTTCTCCAATTCTTTGCTACGCTGGAACTTGTTTCATTGCTTTTGTTTGGCACCGCCCCTCAAAGAGGCGTCAGACGCTTGGGCAAAAACGAACGGAGAGGCCGGCTGTTTGAGTTGTGCTTAGCACAAAATGTAAGCACTTTAGCAATAGGATTTGTGGGCGCTTAATGAACTTCTAGTTTTCTCTCCCTGAAGCGTTTGTCGTATTGTAGAAGCCCTAACACTACTAGCCATTGTCCACATTTAGGGCATGTTTATTGCAGCTTCGACCACTCTAGCTCTTACTCCGCCAGAAAAACACCATAGCAACACTATATTTTCTATTGAAGAAAACCTAATTTCTTGCTCCTACTCAAAATCAGCTGGCAAACCAGAGGGAGTTGCCGTTTTATAGCTTGCTGCAGCAAGGGAGCCAGAGCCGGTCGTTTACCAAACATATGCCCTTATTTGAGTTTTTTTTAACTGATGAAAATATTCACTCGTACAGTCGTACACTCATCATTACAGGTCGATGATCTGCACACTAACAGTACTAAAACTAAACTTTAATTGACGAATCGTTGACTAACAGGTTTCCTACGGCTCAAAGAAGTAGCCACGTATTAATAAGACACACGTGACTTCAAACCTCTGGAAAATTGGTTCTGGAGTGCCAGCAAAATAACTTTTCTACTCTTTTAGTTGCTATCTATATGAAATTTGTTATCGATGCATGCAACTTCTGAACCACTACCTCAGAATAGGCTATCACTGCCAAAAAACTAACCGGCAATGGCACCAATTCTAGAAACCGGTGTTAAGATGGTAGATATCCACCGTGTAGTCTTGGTTCAGTGTATCCTATTGTCAGGTGTTTGTTCCTAGATTGTAGCATCATACATGTATTCTGTTGTAACAAACTGATCTGTACAAGGCCactgccggggggggggggggggggggggctattcCCGTGCTATTTAACACGTACCCGAGGGCCAAGGATAGGTCACTCGTTAACCCTAAACTTTACATGGTATACAGAGCCACTTTCCCTACGGAGTTTTgccatggcctcctcctcctccgtgcaGCATACCGTGCTTGCTTCCCTAGGTTTTATGCCGGTCAGTGAAAAGCTGACCCGTGGGAACTTTCTAGGGTGGCACGCTCAAGTCCTCTCCTCAATCAGAGGAGCGGAGGTCTACGAGTTCCTCAGTCCCACGGCGGAGCCCCCCGCCAAGTTCCTGCccaagaaggaaggaggggagAAGGAGGCGGCGCCGATCCTCAACAAGGAGTACACCACGTGGGTCGCAAAGGACCAACAGGTCCTGAGCTATCTGCTGGTCTCCGTTTCAAAGGAGATTCTGCAACAGATCTCCACCGCGACTACGGCCACCGAGGCATGGGCCAGCATCGAGGGGTTCTTTGCCTCTCAATCTCGCGCGAAGTTGATCAGTACCAGGATGGCCTTGGCGATGGCATCCAAGGGTACTTCTTCCATTGCCGACTACTGCTCCAAGATGAAGTCGCTCGCTGACGAGATGGCTTCTGCTGGGCGCCGTCTTCAAGATGATGAGATGGTGTCCTACATCCTCACAGGCCTCGGCGATGACTACGATTCTGTGGTCACTTCTATCGCAAACAGGGTTGAACCCATCTCCCTGGGCGAGCTCTACACCCAGTTGATCAGCCACGAGCAAAGGCTGGAGATGCATAGTGGAGGATCTCAATCCTCTGCTAATCTGGCATCCCGAGGAGGGCGCGGCTCCAACAACAACTTCAACCGTGGCCGCGGTGGTTTCAGCCGTGGCGGCGGAGGTGGTGGACGCAACCCGAAGAACACGCGGAACAACAACAACACCGTGCGCCATCCTTTCCAGGCAGGACTCATCTGCCAGGTGTGTGGAAAGGAGGGACACCTGGCCTACCGCTGCTTCAAAAGGTTCGATGCTTCAGTTACAGGTCCACCGCAGAAGTCTGCTTCAGCCGCCATGTCGTCTTCCTATGGAGTAGACACCAATTGGTATATGGACTCGGGAGCCACCGACCACATCACCGGTGAGCTTGATAAGCTGTCGGTGCATGACAGGTATCATGGAGGAGACCACATCCACGCCGCCAATGGGTAGGTATGGAGATTTCACATGTTGGTCATAGTGTTGTGCAATCCCCATCTCATAATATTCATCTacataatgttcttcatgtttctGCTGCTAGTAAAAACCTAGTATCTATTAATCGTCTTACACGAGACAACAATGCCTTTGTTGAGTTTCATCCTGATCAATTTTTTATAAAGGAGGCGGTGACGAAGAGAACGCTCCTCAGAGGCAAGGCTGAAGGAGGCCTCTACCCTATCAAGTCCATCCCGCATAGGTCGTCACCAAATAAACAAGCTCTTGGAGCCGCCAAGCCTTCTGCGTCCATCTGGCACAGTAGGCTAGGCCATGCATCTACTACCGTCGTTAATAAAATTCTTAGTCGCCATAAGTTATCTTGTGTTCAGGATGTGAACTTTAAACATGTGTGTGATTCGTGTCAAAGGGGCAAGAGCCATCAGTTGCCCTATCCAAAGTCAACTAGCGTGTCGACTAGTCCTTTGGAACTTATTTTTTCTGATGTTTGGGGACCTACGCCAACTTCTGTTGGCCGTTTCAATTATTATGTGAGTTTTATCGATGATTACTCTAAATTCACTTGGATCTATTTACTTCGTCACAAATCCGAAGTTTTTCAATGCTTCCGTGATTTCCAGAACCTAGTTGAGCGTCAATTTGACAAGAAAATCCGTGCTATGCAGACTGATTGGGGAGGGGAATACAAATCCCTCAACTCCTTTTTTAAGCGAGTAGGCATTCATCATCTTGTATCCTGCCCGCATGCCCACCAACAGAATGGAGCCGCCGAGCGCAAACATAGACATATTGTAGAAATGGGGATTACTTTGCTTGCTCATTCATCCACGCCACTGAAATTTTGGGACGAAGCATTCCTCACTGCCGTATTCTTGATAAATTGCCTACCTTCCAAAGTCATTAGTGATGACACACCTTTCCGCCGGCTCCATGGTCATGAACCAAATTACCAATTTCTCCGCACGTTTGGTTGTGCGGTGTGGCCAAATCTCCGCGCCTACAATAGCCGCAAACTCCAATTCCGCTCTAAACGCTGTGTCTTTCTTGGCTATAGCAATTCTCACAAAGGGTTCAAATGTCTTGATCCAAGTGAAGGCAGGATCTATGTCTCCCGTGATGTTGTCTTCGATGAAGGAatttttcctttctcttctctccatccAAATGCTGGTGCAAGACTCCGCGCTGAGCTTCAAGTCTTGCCCGACATCCTCCTCAATCCATCCATGTCATTCCCGGATGCACAAATATGTGATCAGCATTTGATTTCTCCTAACCAGACTAATGCTTCCTTGAGTGGCTGTGATTCTATGCAGGGTGCAGAAAAAAATTTGGATGAAAATCGTGAAAGATTGGCTAAAAATTCAGTTCCAATGGCTCCATATCACATGTGTCGTGGTGGAGGAGGTAGCGCGGGTTCCCAAGATGCTTCTCCTGGCATCGGTAGGGGATCGGGCTCAGCATCGCCGTCGGGATCGCAGCCGCAACAGCAGAACGGATCGGGGGATTTGTCTGCGGGATCATCTGCGGATTCCACAGGGCCGCACATCTCTCCATCGTCCCCTGTGTCCGTGCACCCAGATCTGGTCGAGGGGGGACACCAACAATCTCCTGACGGTGATGCTGTGCTGTCGAGCGGATCCAGTGTGGCATCCAGCGGATCCGATGCATCCACTGCCCCTACATCCTCAGCTATGGTAGATTCATCTTCACCTCAGAGACCCACAACATGACTACAGCACGGTATCACCAAGCCCAAGATACATACTGATGGAACAGTAAGGTGGGGAATGACTGCTTCTACTGTACCAGAAGAGCCTCGCAATGTTGATGAAGCCTTCAGTGATCAGAAGTGGATCTCGGCAATGGATGTTGAGCACCAAGCATTACTCAAGAACAAGACGTGGCATCTAGTGCCACCACCAAAGGGCAAGAACATCACCGGTTGCAAATGGGTGTACAAGGTGAAACGCAAGGCTGATGGATCCATTGATAGGTACAAGGCACGGTTAGTCGCAAAAGGATACAAGCAACGTTATGGGATAGACTACGAAGATACTTTTAGTCCTGTGGTTAAGGCAGCTACCATCCGCTTAGTTCTATCCATTGCAATGACTAAGGGATGGTCGTTACGACAGCTGGATGTACAGAATGCCTTTCTTCACGGAATCTTGGATGAAGAGGTGTATATGCATCAACCACCAGGGTATGAAGACAAGTCTCATCCTCACTATGTGTGCAAGCTAGGCAAAGCTCTCTATGGTTTGAAGCAGGCCCCACGAGCTTGGTATGCTCGGCTTTGTGCAAAATTGCAGTCCTTGGGGTTCATCCCATCTAAAGCGGACACGTcattatttttctacaacaaGGGGTCATGTTGTGTGTTCGTATTagtgtatgttgatgacatcatagtgGCAAGTTCATCTCCCGAAGCCACAAATGCACTACTCAACAATCTACAGAGTGACTTCGCTTTGAAAGATTTGGGAGACTTGCATTACTTTATGGGAATAGAAGTAAAAAAGGTGAAGGAAGGGTTAGTACTCACGCAACAAAGGTATGCAGCAGATATCCTTGCACGATCTGGAATGGACAAGTGCAAAGTCATCGATACACCCATGTCAAGTACAGAAAGGCTGAGAGCTGTAGAAGGAACGACACTAGGGCCAGATGACTCAACCAAGTATAGGAGTTTGGTTGGAGCGTTGCAGTATTTGACACTTATCCGACCTGACATTTGTTTTGCAGTAAACAAAGTGTGTCAGTATCTACATGCGCCTACAACAGTTCACTGGAGTGCGGTGAAACGTATTCTCAGGTATGTGCGAGGAACTATGAATCTTGGGTTACGAATTGGAAACTCCAAGAACATGATTGTTAGTGGTTTCTCCGATGCCGATTGGGCTGGCTGTGTTGACGACAGGAGATCAACTGGTGGGTTTGCAATATTTCTGGGTGACAATCTTATTTCTTGGAGTGCTAGGAAACAAGCGACTGTGTCACATTCTAGCACAGAAGCTGAATACAAGTCCCTAGCAAACGCCACTGCAGAATTGATCTGGGTTCAGAAGCTACTCTCGGAGCTTAGAGTTCCCCACTCTCCGGTAGGCCGTTTGTGGTGTGACAATCTTGGTGCAACATATCTATCTGTGAATCCCGTGTTCCATGCAAGAACAAAGTATATTGAGATTGACTTCCATTTTGTCAGAGAAAGAGTTGCACAAAGATTGTTGGAGATTAGATTCATCAGTACAAATGATCAAGTGGCAGATGGTTTTACCAAGGCTCTTCCTCGAGTCAAGCTACGTGAATTTAGAAACAATCTCAACCTTGTATGTGGCTGAGATTGAGGGGGGATGTTAAGATGGTAGATATCCACCATGTAGTCTAGGTTCAGTGTATCCTATTGTCAGGTGTTTGTTCCTAGATTGTAGCATCATACATGTATTCTGTTGTAACAAACTGATCTGTACAAAGCCACCGCCGGGGGGCTGTTCCCCCTGCTATTTAACACATACCCGAGGGCCAAGGATAGGTCACTCGTTAACCCTAAACTTTACAACCGGTAGTAATAGATGataaaaaaagattaaaaaattAGGTGATATATAAATAAAAGATAGAAAACATGTGTTTTCAAGATTCTATTCTAGAAACCGGCATTGATACATGATAAAAAGATTAAAAAATTCAGTGATATGTAAATAAAAGATAGAAAACATGTGTTTTTAAGATTCGAACTACGTTCCGGCAGACGCACATACCAACTGAGCTACATGATACATATAACCATAAAGCTGACGCTGTTTTTTAACTACACATTTTTTAAATCTTATATTGTATATCTAGCACTCAAAATAATCTCAAATGAAAAGATTGTTAACtacaaaattatagatctcaTCGATACTATAACTTCGATATTGACTTTGTCTCCATTCGACATTGTTAATCATGTCAAATTTGTCTgagaaattatattaaatatttaGACTTGTAAaccatctcaaattaaaaaagttgccaactacaaaattttggaTCTCTTCAAAATCTAAAGTTTTGACATAACATTTATCTTAATCTGACCTCATATgaaaaattataattttttttatgtaAAACAATTTTCACAAACCACGAACCGGCAATGATAGGCTACCAATAATGCTCTATCATTGTCGGTTCCAAAATAGGTGGCAGTGAGATGGGCCAATAATGAATGTCAGTTTTGTAGTAGTGTACACTAGATTAAATATGACCTATTGAAATCATATTATGGCTTTGCTGTTATACGGAAAGAAACAAAGGGGAGTATATATTTTTAACAGAGGTACTATTATATTTTTTTTGCTATTATACACATTGCATAGAAATTGGACGTAATAAATGGCGGATGTACTAGTACTATCTTTATTTCTATTAATTCGAGAAAGAAAATTAAAGTGTTACCGCTCAAGTACAGAGAAAATCATGTCTGCAGATATTATTCGGATTCATGAGAAATCAGACGTTAATAACAATCTCTCAAGTAACCCTTTATAGGAAGTATTAGGATTTAAATGTCGTACTTTGAGCATTAGTTTATATCTTATAATACATCAATTTAACAAAATAGATGTTCCATTGGTGCATGCAACTTTTGTGCACTAGATTAAATGACATGTTGATATCATATAAGTGTTtattatattataaaaaaaagaaacaaatgtATGTAGAAATTGGGTCTAAAATAAGGCAGCAGTACTATCATAGTTATTTTGTTATATAAGAAAAACCAAATCAAATCGAGACTCGAGTAGAGACAAACTGTAGATATCATCAAAGTATGCATTGAGCAAGAACGGTTTATTTCTGTTGATACATGGCACTTGACTTAGTCTCAAACTAGATATGACATCTTAACCAAAACGCTGTAACTAAACTCTACTGACGATacatgatgacgacgacgacgactgctGACTATGACGCCAATGAACTCATTTATGCATCTGACACTTTGATGGTTGTAAATGCATCAAATCCACAGCTCTAACTTATTATTTCTCCTGACCAAAGAGTCGATCAACCTGTTGCTGCTACTTATGGCAGCTCTATATCATCGACCTGCCAAAAATCCAAGAATAGAAAAGGATGTTAATTAGATAACAACAACTGGCTTGCTGATAAACTAATAGTAactgaaaaaaaaatgaaatggAAAAAAGGCAATACCCTAAGCCTTCTTCCCTGGCGCTGGTGTTGGAGGTTTGGGAAGCTCCATCGGTGGTATTTGTTTCCCTGTTCAGTGTAATGGTATCATTGCACATTAATTAGTTGCATTATTATAAGGATTATTAGTCTCTTGGAAATAAACTGTATATATG belongs to Miscanthus floridulus cultivar M001 chromosome 4, ASM1932011v1, whole genome shotgun sequence and includes:
- the LOC136551417 gene encoding uncharacterized protein, with protein sequence MAPSSNYTLLVALLVAFAVVAPSLLHQSAAARDGGAAKAGGAATSEVALHPTASYEIPDLPLPRIMPCPPLFPKIPFIPCYNVTPPAPPPPPPPPTECRTTLAKSLVPACSGFLTNNDGACESSEAPSTKCCHGVHEFFSGDRRVYDPLCLCHVMNGDVSLLLPAPVNHTRALALVQACLDGVNPQPFSDICNNDQSIKDQMPPMDLPEPPPPAAGNMA